In Propionicimonas paludicola, a single window of DNA contains:
- a CDS encoding TIGR00730 family Rossman fold protein — translation MNKHVQGAVVRSHDQVPAITLDEHLLSADDADWLRADPWRVLRIQAEFVEGFSALAELGPAIGVFGSARAPLGGPVYDAALQIGRGLAEAGFVTITGGGPGVMEAANRGALEAGGVSVGLGIELPFEQSMNPYVSLGVNFRYFFARKVMFLKYSQGFVVMPGGFGTLDEIFEALTLVQTHKVRSFPIVLFGSTFWGPLQDWLHDRVLAGGYLGEADLALLRVTDDPAEAVSLVTAAGPEPTGADTATIS, via the coding sequence GTGAACAAGCACGTGCAGGGTGCGGTGGTCCGCAGTCACGATCAGGTGCCGGCCATCACGCTGGATGAGCATCTTCTCAGCGCCGACGATGCCGACTGGCTCCGCGCTGATCCATGGCGAGTACTGCGAATCCAGGCGGAGTTCGTCGAGGGCTTCAGCGCGCTGGCCGAGCTCGGCCCGGCCATCGGGGTGTTCGGCTCGGCCCGGGCGCCGCTGGGCGGCCCGGTCTACGACGCGGCGCTCCAGATCGGACGCGGGCTGGCCGAGGCCGGCTTCGTGACGATCACCGGCGGCGGACCCGGAGTCATGGAGGCAGCCAACCGCGGCGCGCTGGAGGCCGGGGGAGTCTCGGTGGGGCTGGGCATTGAGTTGCCCTTCGAGCAGTCGATGAACCCCTACGTGTCGCTGGGGGTGAACTTCCGCTACTTCTTCGCGCGCAAGGTGATGTTTCTGAAGTACTCGCAGGGCTTCGTGGTGATGCCGGGCGGCTTCGGCACCCTCGACGAAATCTTCGAGGCGCTTACCTTGGTGCAGACCCACAAGGTCCGGTCCTTTCCGATCGTTCTGTTCGGATCGACGTTCTGGGGTCCGCTCCAGGACTGGCTGCATGACCGGGTTCTGGCCGGTGGCTATCTCGGCGAGGCCGATCTCGCGCTGTTGCGAGTCACGGACGATCCCGCTGAGGCGGTGTCGTTGGTTACCGCAGCCGGTCCGGAACCCACCGGTGCGGACACCGCGACGATCTCCTGA
- a CDS encoding aminotransferase class V-fold PLP-dependent enzyme: MVPVLTADRLTVAELAAHFHPVPGYLAAASSGVAADLTLAALRADQEAWSQGRRGPADYDQVVSRTRRLYAELVGVPDSWVAIGSTTSALVANLAAGLPAGAEVLVPEEEFTSIVYPFLASGQLQVRSAPLNQLAAAIGPQTAVVAFSVVQSATGELADLAAIREAAGRVGALTLADLTQAAGLLPVAATGFDLTVCHAYKWLCAPRGVAFLTVRPDLIERLTPVSAGWYAGDDPWASCYGTDFAPARTARRFDTSPAWQAFAGAEAALSLFVRADLEEVWRHCSGLGDRLCRGLGLEPRHQAIVSWPDPEGCQLAALTAAGIQASGRAGRVRVAFAVWNTTADVDAVLAAVGRPADIAR, from the coding sequence ATGGTCCCCGTCCTCACTGCTGATCGCCTCACCGTGGCCGAACTGGCCGCCCACTTCCATCCGGTGCCTGGCTATCTGGCCGCCGCCTCCAGCGGAGTGGCCGCCGACCTCACTCTGGCGGCTCTGCGCGCCGACCAAGAGGCCTGGAGCCAGGGACGCCGTGGGCCGGCCGACTACGACCAGGTGGTCTCCCGGACCCGTCGGCTCTACGCCGAGCTGGTCGGGGTGCCCGACTCCTGGGTGGCGATCGGCTCCACCACCTCGGCCCTGGTGGCCAACCTGGCCGCGGGGCTGCCGGCCGGCGCGGAGGTCCTGGTGCCCGAGGAGGAGTTCACCTCGATCGTCTACCCGTTCCTGGCCAGCGGGCAGTTGCAGGTCCGCAGCGCGCCGCTGAATCAGCTGGCTGCCGCGATCGGCCCGCAGACCGCCGTGGTGGCCTTCTCTGTGGTCCAGTCGGCCACCGGCGAGCTGGCCGACCTGGCCGCGATCCGCGAGGCGGCCGGACGAGTAGGCGCACTGACCTTGGCCGATCTCACCCAGGCGGCCGGGCTGCTGCCGGTCGCGGCCACCGGCTTCGACCTGACCGTCTGCCACGCCTACAAGTGGCTGTGCGCGCCGCGCGGGGTGGCCTTCCTGACCGTCCGTCCGGACCTGATCGAACGTCTGACCCCGGTCAGTGCAGGCTGGTACGCCGGGGACGACCCCTGGGCCAGCTGCTACGGCACCGACTTCGCTCCGGCTCGGACTGCCCGTCGCTTCGACACGTCCCCGGCCTGGCAGGCCTTTGCGGGCGCCGAGGCTGCACTGAGCCTGTTCGTCCGCGCCGACCTGGAGGAGGTGTGGCGGCATTGCTCGGGGCTGGGTGACCGGCTGTGTCGCGGACTCGGGCTCGAGCCGCGGCACCAGGCGATCGTCAGCTGGCCGGATCCCGAAGGTTGCCAGTTGGCCGCGCTGACTGCGGCCGGCATTCAGGCCTCCGGTCGCGCCGGACGGGTGCGGGTGGCCTTCGCGGTCTGGAACACCACCGCGGACGTGGATGCCGTGCTGGCCGCCGTGGGTCGTCCCGCCGACATCGCGCGCTGA
- a CDS encoding LysR family transcriptional regulator, producing the protein MSWTSRLDVHTVRIVRAVAEAGSITAAAAALGYSQPALSQHLQRAEHRLGLPLLLRTGRTVRLTEAGRVLVRHAGPILAALQAAEDELGQLADRSTGTVRLAGFPSASSTIVPLLIARIAQRHPGLRLIYTEAEPPEALALLADGAVDVALTFAYPGDPADPHAELSGIEVVPLFDDPSVVVLPSRHRLSGSGSVGLAALAQDDWIGGCPLCRGHLLAACAALGFSPKIAHATDNSVAVLGLVAAGVGVALQPELALEPLELPSGTSAHRLDQASDRQVRAVHLSGAQAVPAVATTLSALGELTAARRTV; encoded by the coding sequence ATGTCTTGGACCTCACGGCTGGACGTGCACACCGTCCGGATCGTCCGCGCGGTCGCCGAGGCCGGCTCGATCACGGCAGCCGCGGCCGCCCTCGGCTACAGCCAGCCGGCACTGAGCCAGCACCTGCAGCGCGCCGAACACCGGCTGGGCCTGCCCCTGCTACTGCGAACCGGACGGACGGTCCGGCTCACCGAGGCGGGCCGGGTCCTGGTCCGGCACGCCGGGCCGATCCTGGCCGCACTCCAGGCCGCCGAGGACGAGCTGGGCCAGCTCGCCGACCGCTCGACCGGGACGGTCCGACTGGCCGGCTTCCCGAGCGCGTCCTCCACGATCGTGCCGCTGCTGATCGCCCGGATCGCTCAGCGCCACCCGGGACTGCGGCTGATCTACACCGAAGCGGAGCCGCCCGAGGCCCTGGCCTTGCTCGCCGATGGGGCGGTCGATGTCGCGCTCACCTTCGCCTACCCCGGCGATCCCGCCGACCCACATGCCGAGCTGTCCGGCATCGAGGTGGTCCCGCTCTTCGACGACCCGTCGGTGGTGGTGCTGCCGTCGCGGCACCGGCTCAGCGGCAGCGGATCGGTCGGCCTGGCCGCACTGGCCCAGGACGATTGGATTGGCGGCTGCCCGCTGTGTCGCGGCCATCTGCTGGCCGCCTGCGCCGCGCTGGGCTTTAGCCCGAAGATCGCCCACGCCACCGACAACTCGGTGGCCGTCCTGGGGCTGGTCGCGGCCGGGGTGGGGGTGGCTCTCCAGCCCGAGCTGGCTCTCGAGCCGCTGGAGCTGCCGTCCGGAACCTCGGCGCATCGGCTGGACCAGGCCAGTGACCGGCAGGTGCGGGCCGTCCATCTGAGCGGAGCTCAGGCCGTCCCTGCGGTGGCCACGACGCTCAGCGCACTGGGAGAGCTCACCGCCGCGCGGCGAACGGTCTAG
- the dapE gene encoding succinyl-diaminopimelate desuccinylase, protein MSLDLTGDLIALFRQVVDIESVSGNERALADEVEIALRQLPHLRVARDGDTVIAKTELGRAERVVIAGHLDTVPVAGNLPSRLVGDVVYGRGTADMKGGVAVALAAAAALTEPTRDISWIFYDHEEVEATLNSLTRIAAERPDWLAGDFAVLMEPTAARIEGGCQGTMRFTITTSGLASHSARSWLGHNAIHDAAEPLARLAGYQARVVEVDGLTYREGLNAVGIRGGIAGNVIPDSCQITVNYRFAPDRDVAAAQAHCREVFDGYQVDFVDAVAGARPGLDLPLAAEFVAAVGGTPTGKLGWTDVARFAALGIPAVNFGPGDPGKAHADDEFCPVADLHSCYQGLLRWLG, encoded by the coding sequence GTGAGCCTGGACCTGACTGGTGACCTGATCGCGCTGTTCCGTCAGGTGGTGGATATCGAGAGCGTCAGCGGCAACGAGCGCGCCCTGGCCGACGAGGTGGAGATCGCCTTGCGGCAGCTGCCGCACCTGCGGGTCGCCCGCGACGGCGACACGGTGATCGCCAAGACTGAACTCGGTCGCGCTGAGCGGGTGGTGATCGCCGGGCATCTGGACACCGTCCCGGTGGCCGGCAACCTGCCGTCCCGGCTGGTCGGGGACGTGGTCTACGGGCGCGGCACCGCGGACATGAAGGGTGGGGTGGCGGTGGCATTGGCCGCAGCGGCCGCCCTGACCGAGCCGACCCGCGACATCAGCTGGATCTTCTACGACCACGAAGAGGTCGAGGCCACCTTGAACTCGCTGACCCGGATCGCCGCCGAGCGTCCGGACTGGCTGGCCGGCGACTTCGCCGTCCTGATGGAGCCGACCGCGGCCCGGATCGAGGGTGGCTGTCAGGGCACCATGCGGTTCACCATCACGACCAGCGGGCTGGCCTCGCATTCGGCGCGTTCCTGGCTGGGGCACAACGCCATCCACGATGCCGCCGAGCCGTTGGCCCGGCTGGCCGGCTACCAGGCTCGGGTGGTCGAGGTGGACGGGCTGACCTATCGCGAGGGGCTGAATGCGGTGGGCATCCGCGGCGGCATCGCCGGCAATGTAATCCCCGACTCCTGCCAGATCACGGTGAACTACAGGTTCGCACCCGATCGTGACGTGGCCGCCGCCCAGGCGCACTGCCGGGAGGTCTTCGACGGCTACCAGGTGGACTTCGTGGACGCCGTGGCCGGCGCGCGTCCGGGCCTGGACCTGCCTCTGGCCGCCGAGTTCGTGGCCGCAGTCGGCGGCACCCCGACCGGCAAGCTGGGCTGGACCGACGTGGCCCGGTTCGCGGCGCTAGGCATCCCCGCGGTGAACTTCGGTCCCGGCGATCCGGGCAAGGCGCACGCCGACGACGAGTTCTGCCCGGTGGCCGACCTGCACAGCTGCTACCAGGGCCTGCTGCGCTGGCTCGGCTAG
- the dapD gene encoding 2,3,4,5-tetrahydropyridine-2,6-dicarboxylate N-succinyltransferase, which translates to MTRAAHGWGLASIHESGQVLDTWFPEPKLGPATDGEAPAALVEAAVSDPLRRVHVEVVLTEIDLDASPAGVSDAYLRLHLLSARLAQPRSIDLTGIFGVLPNVVWTNFGPCSPDGFEQVRLALRIGRGPVTVLGIDKFPRMVDYVAPAGVRIADADRVRLGAHLAPGTTVMHEGFVNFNAGTLGTSMVEGRISAGVIVGDGSDIGGGASIMGTLSGGGSEQITIGERCLLGAESGIGISLGDDCVVEAGLYVTAGTKVSLPDGRVVKAAELSGMPGLLFLRNSVSGAVEARPRKGTGIELNAALHAN; encoded by the coding sequence ATGACCCGAGCAGCGCATGGTTGGGGCCTGGCCAGCATCCACGAGAGCGGTCAGGTCTTGGATACCTGGTTTCCCGAGCCGAAGCTCGGCCCCGCCACCGACGGTGAGGCACCGGCCGCATTGGTCGAGGCCGCCGTCAGCGATCCGCTGCGCCGGGTGCACGTCGAGGTGGTGCTCACCGAGATCGATCTGGACGCATCGCCGGCCGGCGTCTCGGACGCCTATCTGCGCCTGCATCTGCTCAGCGCCCGGCTGGCCCAGCCCCGCAGCATCGACCTGACCGGCATCTTCGGCGTACTGCCGAACGTAGTCTGGACGAACTTCGGCCCCTGTTCCCCGGACGGCTTCGAGCAGGTCCGGCTGGCCCTGCGGATCGGCCGCGGCCCGGTCACCGTACTGGGCATCGACAAGTTCCCGCGGATGGTCGACTACGTGGCCCCCGCCGGCGTCCGGATCGCCGACGCCGACCGGGTCCGACTGGGCGCCCACCTGGCTCCGGGCACCACGGTGATGCACGAGGGCTTCGTGAACTTCAACGCCGGCACTCTTGGCACCTCGATGGTGGAGGGACGGATCTCGGCCGGGGTGATCGTCGGGGATGGCTCCGACATCGGCGGCGGCGCCTCGATCATGGGGACGCTGTCGGGTGGCGGCTCCGAGCAGATCACCATCGGCGAGCGCTGCCTGCTGGGTGCCGAGTCCGGAATCGGCATCTCGCTGGGCGACGACTGCGTCGTCGAAGCCGGCCTGTACGTGACCGCCGGCACCAAGGTCAGCCTGCCCGACGGCCGGGTGGTCAAGGCCGCCGAACTGAGCGGGATGCCCGGGCTGCTGTTCCTGCGCAACTCGGTCTCCGGGGCAGTCGAGGCCCGTCCGCGCAAGGGCACCGGCATTGAGCTCAACGCCGCCCTCCATGCCAACTAG